TCTTAGCAGGAATAGTAATAGTTGCCTTTGTAGAAGGGTTAATACCAGTTCTTTCAGCTCTTTCGCTTACAGAGAAAGTACCAAAACCTACGAGAGATACTTTGTCACCAGCCTTCATTGCATTAGTAACTGAAGTGATGAAAGCATCAAGTGCTTTTTTTGCATCGGCTTTGCTCATTTGAGCTTCAGCAGCCATTGCACTAATAAGATCAGACTTATTCATAATACGTAAAATGATTAATTAATATATATGTTACACAAAAGATTATCCCACAATGGATTAATTCCACAAATATAGCCGAACAAAACAACATATCAAATAAAAACATAAAAAAAACGTAGCAAATTATTGAAAAAGAGCTAATAGGAAGCGTTTTTCATGCTTTAAAACAGAATTTATTCGTACTTTTGCGTTTATTATCTAAATATTCAGAAATTAAAATGATGCCAACTGTAACTAAAAACCTGATAATTATCAATGTACTAGTATTTTTCGGGACAATCGTAGCCCAACGTTATGGCCTGGATTTAACGAATTATCTGGGATTACACTTTTTCCTAGCGAGTGACTTTAATCCGGCACAGCTTATCACTTACATGTTCATGCATGGAGGATTCAGCCACATTTTCTTCAATATGTTTGCTGTTTTCATATTCGGACCGATTCTCGAACAAACTTGGGGACCCAAACGTTTCCTCTTCTACTATATTCTCTGCGGTATCGGTGCGGGACTTATCCAAGAAGGAGTACAGTATATTCGATATGCGATGGAATTTAGCCAACATACACAAGTGAATTTGATAGGTTATGGCGTTATCCCAATGGAAGAGTATCTGAACATGATGACCACCGTAGGTGCTTCAGGAGCCGTTTACGCCATTTTGCTGGCATTTGGTATGCTGTTTCCCAACAACCAGTTGTTCGTCTTTCCGCTGCCTTTCCCTATCAAGGCGAAGTTCTTTGTGATAGGATACGCCGCAATTGAATTATGGTCAGGACTTGCCAATAACATCGGAGATAATATCGCCCACTTTGCCCACTTGGGAGGAATGTTATTCGGATTGATCCTGATTTTATATTGGAGAAAAAAAAGCAATAACAATGGGACATATTATAGCTGATTTAAAGGAGACATTCAGAAGAGGAACTATTTTCATCCAACTGATTTATATCAACGTAGGCATCTTTCTGATCGGCACGTTGATTAACGTTTTCCTGCGACTTTTTGAAGTAAGTACCCCCGATATATTCGGTATATTTGCCTTACCAGCATCCTTTATCGGATTTATGCATCAGCCGTGGTCGATATTTACTTATATGTTTATGCATGCCGGTATCCTGCATATTTTATTCAATATGCTCTGGCTGTATTGGTTCGGAAGTTTGTTTCTCTACTTTTTCTCGGCCAAACATTTAAGAGGACTATATGTATTGGGAGGTATCTGTGGTGGGTTACTTTACATGATTGCCTACAATGTATTTCCTTTATTCAGTTCGCAAGTGGTAGGCTCAACATTGGTAGGAGCGTCGGCTTCTGTATTAGCCATCGTAGCCGCTACGGCTTATCGTGAGCCTAATTACAGGGTGCAACTTTTTCTTTTCGGCGCTATCCGTCTCAAATATTTGGCACTGGTTGTTATCGGAATCGATGTATTATCCATCACCTCAAGTAATGCCGGAGGACATATCGCCCACCTGGGCGGTGCCCTTGCAGGACTTTGGTTTGCCACCAGCCTAAATAAAGGAACTGATTTAACTTCCTGGATCAACTGGATTCTGGATGGTTTCACCTCCTTGTTTCATAAAAAAACATGGAAACGGAAACCGAAAATGAAGGTACACTATGGAAACAGTGCCACCGGTCGCGAGAAGGATTATGATTACAATGCCCACAAAAAAGCACAGTCTGATGAAGTGGACCGTATTTTGGAAAAACTAAAAAAATCCGGTTACGACAGTCTGACAACTGAAGAAAAGAAAAGCTTGTTCGACGCAAGCAAAAGATAAAAGAATGGAACATATTGGCAAATTTGTCGCATATCTGATACTTGCTGTTAACGCTCTCTTCGTGGGAACGTTGATATTAAGTGCTTATAGCCCTTACCTTAACCCGAAAATAAACCCACTTGCTTCCAGCTTGGGACTTGCATTTCCGATATTCCTGACGATTAATTTGATTTTTATCGGCTTCTGGGTATTTGTCAACTACCGCTATGCGCTCTTGCCTGCCATCGGTTTTCTGATTTGTATTCCGCAGATACGGACTTATATTCCTTTTAACTCCACCACTAAAACGATTCCGGAAGGAAGCATCAAAATCCTATCCTACAACGTGATGAGTTTCAGCAATCTGGAGAAGAAAGATGGGAAAAACCCGGTATTGTCTTATCTTGTAGATAGCAACGCCGATATTATCTGTCTGCAAGAATATAACACCGCTACCAACAAGAAATACCTGACGGAACAGGATATTAAAAAAGCATTGAAAGCCTATCCTTACCGATCCATCCACCAACAAGGGAAAGGAGATGTGCAACTTGCCTGTTTCTCCAAGTTCCCCATACTCTCGACACATCCCATCAAATATGAAAGTAATTATAACGGTTCCATGAAATATGTACTGAATGTGAATAACGACACTCTTACATTAATCAACAACCACTTGGAATCCAACAAGCTCACCAAAGAAGACAGAGGGATGTATGAGGATATGATTAAAGACCCGAATGCCAAGAAAGTAAAAACCGGACTTAGGCAATTAATCAGAAAACTGGCGGAAGCATCGGCTATCCGGGCTTCACAAGCAGATTCTGTGGCTAAAGCCATTGCAGAATGTAAATATCCGGCAACTATCGTATGCGGCGATTTCAACGACGGTTCTATCTCGTATACACATCGCATCCTGACCCAAGAATTAGATGATGCGTTCACACAATCCGGCAAAGGATTGGGCATTTCCTACAATCAGAACAAGTTCTATTTCCGCATCGACAATATCTTGATCAGCCCCAACCTGAAAGCCTACAATTGCACGGTAGACCAGTCTATCAAAGCATCAGACCACTACCCGATCTGGTGCTATATCAGTAAGCGATGAGAACTAAAAACTCTAATAAAAAACACTTATGATGATTAAAAAGACACTAACCATTTTAGCAGTAAGTTGTATGATGTACTCCTGTGCTACGAAAACAGAAAGCAATCCTTTCTTTACAGAGTTTCAAACCCAGTATGGTGTTCCCTCTTTCGACAAGATTAAATTGGAGCATTATGAACCCGCCTTCCTGAAAGGGATAGAAGAGCAAAATCAAAACATCGAAGCTATTATCGAAAGCCCGGAAATTCCGACATTCGAAAATACGATTGTTGCTTTGGATAACAGTGCACCTATCCTAGACCGTGTAAGTGCCATTTTCTTCAATATGACAGATGCGGAAACGACTGACTCACTAACCACACTTTCCATCAAACTGGCACCGGTTCTTTCGGAACATGATGATAATATCTCTCTGAACGAGAAACTGTTTAAGCGCGTGAACGACGTCTATCAAAAGAAGGATTCACTGAACCTGACAACGGAACAAGAACGCCTGTTGGACAAGACTTATAAAAGCTTTGTCCGTTCTGGTGCAAACCTTAATACCGAAGGCCAAACCCGCCTCCGCGAAATCAACAAAGAACTTTCTACACTTGGCATTACTTTCAGCAACAATATACTGAATGAGAACAATGCTTTCCAACTCTTCGTTGACAAAGAAGAAGATCTGGCAGGATTGCCCAAGTGGTTCCGCCAAAGCGCCGCTGAAGAAGCAAACGCAGCCGGACAACCCGGAAAATGGCTATTCACCCTGCATAATGCCAGCCGCCTGCCTTTCCTGCAATATTCAGAAAATCGCCCGCTTCGGGAACAAATATACAAAGCTTACATCAACCGTGGCAACAACAACGACGGAAACGACAACAAGGAAAACATCCGTAAGATCGTCTCTCTCCGCCTGGAAAAAGCTAAATTATTAGGTTTCGACTGCTATGCCAACTTCGTTCTGGACGAAACGATGGCAAAGAACACCGACAACGTAATGAACCTTCTGAACAACCTTTGGAGCTATGCACTGCCAAAAGCAAAGGCAGAAGCTACCGAACTTCAAAAATTAATGGATAAGGAAGGGAAAGGAGAAAAACTGGAAGCATGGGATTGGTGGTATTATACCGAAAAACTACGGAAAGAAAAATACAACCTGTCCGAAGAAGATACAAAACCTTACTTCAAGCTGGAGAATGTGCGCAATGGTGCTTTCACTGTAGCCAACAAGCTATATGGTATCACCCTTACCAAGCTCGAAGGTGTCCCTACTTACCATCCTGATGTGGAAGTCTATGAAGTGAAAGATGCAGACGGTTCGCAACTCGGTATCTTCTACGTCGACTATTTCCCACGCTCTGGGAAAAGCGGTGGTGCATGGATGAGCAACTACCGCGAACAACAAGGAGATACCCGTCCGTTAGTATGCAACGTTTGCAGCTTTACCAAACCGGTAGGCGATACTCCCTCTCTATTAACAATGGATGAAGTAGAAACTTTGTTCCACGAATTTGGCCACGCTCTGCACGGACTGCTGACAAAATGTGAATACAAAGGAACATCAGGCACTAATGTAGTGCGCGATTTTGTAGAGCTTCCTTCTCAAATCAATGAACACTGGGCTACTGAACCGGAAGTACTGAAAATGTATGCCAAACATTATCAGACAGGAGAAGTGATACCCGACGAAATCATCGAAAAGATACTGCAACAGAAGACTTTCAATCAGGGCTTCATGACCACCGAATTGCTGGCTGCCGCCATCCTCGACATGAACTTGCACATGACGAAAGATGTAAAAAATCTGAATATGCTTGTATTCGAAAAAGAAGCAATGGACAAGCTTAACCTGATCCCCGAAATAGCACCGCGTTATCGCGTGACTTACTTCAATCATATCATTGGTGGTTACGCAGCCGGATACTACAGCTACCTATGGGCCAACGTACTGGATAATGATGCCTTCGAAGCCTTTAAAGAACATGGAATCTTTGACAAAAACACCGCCGACCTCTTCCGCCACAACGTATTGGAAAAGGGCGACAGCGAAGACCCGATGGTACTTTACCGGAATTTCCGCGGAGCAGAACCAAGCTTGGAACCACTACTGAAAAACAGAGGAATGAAATAATTCTGCAAAAAAGCCCTTAAACATCAAATATTTGAGGGCTTCTTACATATAAATGTGAAAAAAAAACTATATTTGCAGCCTTGTATGCGGCAGAAAGCACTTGTGTACGACAGAATTTAACTGAAAATTAAATTAAAGAAGTAATCATCATAAATTAAAAGTAAAATGCAAAACAAAGGATTTGTAAAGGTTTTTGCGGTATTACTCACGCTGGTATGCGTGTTCTACCTCTCCTTCTCCTTCGTAACACGCCATTATACCAACAAGGCGAAAGAAATTGCGAACGGCGACCCGAAAGTGGAACAAGACTACCTCGACTCTCTCTCTAACGAGAAAGTAATGCTGTGGAACTGGACACTGAAACAATGTCGTGAGATGGAGATTAGTTTAGGTTTGGACCTGAAGGGTGGTATGAACGTTATCCTCGAAGTTTCCGTACCTGATGTTATCAAAGCATTGGCAGACAACAAGCCTGACGAAGCTTTCAACAACGCATTGGCAACAGCTGCAAAACAAGCAGTCAACAGTCAGGATGATGTTATCACCCTGTTCATCAGAGAATACCACAAAATTGCTCCGGACGCAAAACTTTCCGAACTTTTCGCAACACAACAGTTGAAAGATAAAGTTAACCAGAAATCATCAGATGCAGAAGTTGAAAAAGTGTTGAGAGCAGAAGTAAAAGCTGCTGTTGAAAACTCATTCAACGTTCTTCGTACCCGTATCGACCGTTTTGGTGTCGTTCAACCGAACATCCAGAGCCTGGAAGACAAAATGGGACGTATCATGGTGGAACTTCCGGGTATCAAAGAGCCGGAACGTGTGAGAAAACTTCTCCAAGGTTCTGCCAATCTGGAATTCTGGGAAACCTATACAGCTAGAGAAATCCTTCCTGCCATGCAATCTGCAGACGCTAAATTGCGTGGTATTTTAGCAGAAGAAACAACAGCTGATACAGATACTATTGAAGCAGCCCTTACCGAAGCTACTCCGGTTGAGGAAAAAGCTGTAAGCGCTGCCGACAGCCTTGCAGCCGCCTTGAAAGGTGATGCAGCCGCTGAAGACAAAGCAGCCGTCAACATGGAAGAAATCAAAAAGCAATATCCTCTGTTGTCAATGCTTCAGTTGAATTCCAGCGGACAGGGTCCTGTTATTGGTTATGCTAACTACAAAGATACTGCTGACATCAACAAATATCTGGCTATGCCGGAAATCAAAGCAGAACTTCCCAAAGACCTTCGTCTGAAATGGGGTGTTTCTCCTTCCGAATTCGACAAGAAAGGCCAAACTTTCGAATTATATGCTATTAAATCTACTGAGCGTAATGGTAAAGCTCCGTTGGAAGGTGACGTAGTAACTGATGCAAAAGACGAATTCGACCAATACAGCAAACCGGCTGTAAGCATGACAATGAACTCTGACGGTGCACGCCGCTGGGCTCAGTTGACCAAGCAGAACATTGGCCGTTCCATTGCTATCGTTCTTGATAACTATGTATATTCTGCACCGAACGTAAACTCTGAGATTACAGGCGGACGTTCACAGATTACAGGTCACTTCACACCGGAACAAGCTAAGGACTTAGCTAACGTATTGAAATCAGGTAAGATGCCGGCTCCGGCTCACATCGTACAGGAAGATATCGTTGGTCCGTCACTGGGTCAGGAATCTATCAACGCAGGTATTTTCTCATTCGTTGTAGCGCTGATTCTGTTGATGATTTACATGTGCTCTATGTACGGCTTCATCCCAGGCATGGTTGCCAACTGCGCATTAATCCTCAACTTCTTCTTCACGCTGGGTATTCTTTCGTCCTTCCAGGCCGCACTGACAATGTCCGGTATTGCCGGTATGGTGTTGTCACTGGGTATGGCAGTGGATGCAAACGTACTTATCTATGAACGTACAAAAGAAGAGCTTCGTGCAGGCAAAGGAGTGAAGAAAGCACTTGCCGACGGTTATTCCAATGCATTCTCGGCTATCTTCGACTCTAACTTGACGTCTATCATTACAGGTATCATCCTGTTCAACTTCGGTACCGGTCCGATTCGTGGTTTTGCTACGACGCTGATTATCGGTATCCTTGTGTCCTTCTTTACTGCCGTGTTCATCACTCGCATCGTTTACGAACACTTCATGAATAAAGACAAGTGGTTGAACCTGACATTTACGACCAAGATTTCAAAGAACCTGATGGCCAATACACATTTCGACTTCATGGGAACCAACAAGAAATCCATGATTATCGTAAGTGCCATCATCATCGTTTGTATCGGTTCGTTCGCTATCCGCGGTTTAAGCCAGAGTATCGACTTCACCGGTGGACGTAACTTTAAGGTACAATTTGAGAATCCTGTAGAACCGGAACAAGTTCGTGAATTGATCTCTAGCAAATTTGGCGACGCTAACGTCAGCGTTATTGCTATCGGTACAGACAAAAAGACCGTACGTATCAGTACAAACTACCGTATCGAAGATGAAGGCAACAATGTAGATTCTGAAATCGAATCATATCTATATGAAACCTTGAAGCCAGTATTGACTCAGAACATCACATTGGAAACTTTCATCGACCGTGACAATCACACAGGTGGTAGTATCGTAAGCTCACAGAAAGTAGGTCCGAGTATCGCAGATGACATCAAGACAGGCGCTATCTACTCTGTAGTTCTGGCATTGATCGCCATCGGTTTGTATATCTTGATCCGTTTCCGCAACATTGCTTATAGTGTAGGCTCTATTGTAGCGCTGACAAGTGATACCATTATGATTATCGGTGCTTACTCCTTATTCTGGGGTATCTTGCCGTTCTCATTGGAAATTGACCAGACATTTATTGGTGCTATCCTGACAGCTATCGGTTACTCTATTAATGATAAGGTGGTAATCTTCGACCGTGTACGTGAGTTCTTCGGCTTATATCCGAAACGCGACAAACGTATGTTGTTCAATGACTCTCTGAACACAACGCTGGCTCGTACCATCAATACATCATTAAGTACATTGATCGTATTGCTGTGTATTTTCATCCTTGGTGGTGATTCAATCCGTAGCTTTGCATTCGCAATGATCCTGGGTGTTGTTATCGGTACATTATCTTCACTGTTTATTGCATCTCCGATTGCATACAACATGATGAAGAACAAAAAAGTCGTAGCAGCAACTACGGAAGAATAATAAATTCCAGAAATAGAAAAAGCCTCTTCCGAACATTCGGTAGAGGCTTTTTCTATTGATTATTAAAACAAATAGAAGCTATAAGACGTTCATCTTAAAAGAAGCCATTGTAAAACTTAAAACTTGATACAGTATGAAAGCCTACAACACAACTTCTTCCCATAGATTCTTCTTTGTAGTAGCCCCGAGGGGAATCGAACCCCTATCTAAAGTTTAGGAAACTTCTAATCCAACTTTGAGTATCAGTCACTTGCGAGACTATTTCAATTTTTCGTAGAACTATAGTAGAACTTTTGCATTTTTGTTGAATACCCCTGCCTCTCCAAAAGAAGAATACAGGGGTACAATGCAACACCGATTTTCAGAATCGGTACTGCAAAGATATGACTTTTATTTCAAAGGACAAAGAAAAACCGGGCGCACTTCACAGCGAACCCGGCTCAGAACAAAAGTTCTACTCTATTACTAACACCTAATCATTTCTTTTTCCGTTTCTTCAATTCTATATATTCCGAATACACTATTTTGGTATGGGGATTGCTACTTACAACTTCTTGCCTAATAGCCTTTGTTCCCCATCGGAAAAACAACCATTGCTTAGGCACTCTATGCACTACTTGAAATAGGGTATCTACAGATTGTATGCGTAAATCCAGTTTCTTATCGGGCATGATTAAGCCATCAACATTTATCCACGGGTCTTTCCATCGTATTGCTTGGACTTTAAGATAGGATGTATCACGGTATATAATGCTATCCTTAACTATGGTTTGTACCTCCACCTCCGTTTTTGTTGCATTCGTGGAAGCCGCTTGTAACCTCTTTACTTTCAAGTCAAGTTCCTTAACGGTATTCGTCAAGTCGGCACAATGCTTTTCCACCTCAGACTTGGATAAAGTCAATGCCTGTACAGAAGCAGCGGATTTTCCGGATTCTGTTTGGTAAAATTTAATTTTCTCCAACAAGGCGGTTTGGTTGCCATCCAATCTTTCCTTTTCTGATTTCAACTTGGAACAATAAGCCCATAGCCCAAAGGTAACCGCCATCAAAAGCCCACAGAGGGCGATTAATATCAAAAACGCTTTATTTCTCATATTCCTTGATGTATTGGATTATACCCTCTACGTGGGTGTTCACAATGTTTTGTTTCCCCTCCATAGATGTAAGGTAAGCAATATCTTCCTTGTTATCCATGAAGAAATTTTCCGTCAATACAGCCGGGCATTTCGTCTTGGAAAGGATGTAAAAATTTTCCTCCCAATCCGGGTCGCCATCCGAATAGTCACGCCTAATCTTTTGCCCGGTAATAAAGCAAGCGGCAGCATCATACATTCGGTTTGCCAGTTCGTCAGCTTTCGTTTTGCCCTTAGTGGTATAGGCAGACCATCCACGGGCATTCATCCATTCGCCATTCCCGGCAGCATTGCAGTGGATGGAAACAAGCAACACGTTATTAGCTCCATATCGGGCGCAAATCTCGTTCACACGCCTTGCACGTTCAGCCAAAGGCACGTCCAAGTTCTCCTTAACAATGCGTTCCGCTACATAGCCACGTTTAGCCAGTTCACGCACGACTTCATCCGCAATTTCTCTTGTATAGGCATACTCCCTGAAAGTTCCATCCGGGCTGCGTTTACCCGGTGTATTTTCTCCATGCCCATTGTCTATAAGTATCTTCATTCTTGATTCAATTTATGGTAAAAATCTATTTTAATTCTGTCATATACCATTTGTACATTGGTATAAGCTCTGCCATTGTTCACCGTTTCCGCATAAACCTCTGACAACACACATTGCTCTACCCATTCAATCCATTCGGGCGAAGTGTAGCTTGACAATCGTTTCCCTCGATACGAATGTGCATCAAATCGGCTGTTTCTGTCCTCGTGCATATTCATAATCAAGGTGTGTACTTTCGCTTTCGTGGCTTCACGGTCTGCGATGTGGTTTTCTTCACGCACTTTCTTTATTATACGGCAAACCCTCTCAACGGCAAGGTCAAAGTAAATGCTTGATATGTTTTTTATCCGCAACTGCGTTTCGGGTCTTAACCCCTCTGCAATGTCAGTGAGCATATCATTTTGGGTTTTGGTTTCCGTCAGAAGTTCGGCTACCATAGACTGATTGCTTTTAATCATGTCGTTAATGATAGACTTGAACCACTTGAAACAAGCTACCATAAGTGCAGCCGCCAAACAGAGAAACACAGCGCACACTATCACCATAAAGCCAAAATCGCTTATGCCTTGTGCTACTTTCAAACTTTCTTCCATCATCGGTTTTTCTTATACTTGTTTCGCTTGTAATACTCAAAGTTATCCCTATCCTCCTGCGTGATTGGAGTATTCGGTGGAAAGAACTTAAACCCGTACATCGTTCCATAGCGTACCACTTTGATTACGGCACGAAATGGATATTTGCGCTTCGGGTCTAAAACAACATCTTTCAACTTCTTACTATCAGTATAGAAAGCGGATGCACCGATACCCTCGCCATAGGCGATTAGTGTTCTCGTTCCGTTCTCTGTCTGTCTTTCCTTACATCCCGTAAACACCGTGACCTCATTAATCACGGCATCTACTGAGGTGTATTCACAATCGAAAATATCTTCATTCAAGGATTCTGTTTCCTCAAAGTCCATTACCTCGTTCATAAGTCCATCGGTATATTATAGGTTTCACAATCGGCATCCACCATTTCACGGATAGCCAAACGGTCTTTCAAAAAGTTCTCATAGGGGGATTTCGCACTTTCGGCAAGCAATCCCAGCATGGCAGACTGATATTCGTTTACCAGCTTACTTTCTGTCTTAGCCGGGTATCTTGCAGTAAGCAACGTGCTGAAAATATTATCAGCCGTTTTTGGATATTCCACCCTCACGCTGTCATATTGGAACATCGTGCCTGTGGCACGTTCCGCATCAGTCGTAATCTCAATGCCACCCTCTTTGTCTGCAATAACCTTAACCTCTTTGATGTTATGGTTATAAAGGAACGTTCCCTGCCCGTTATTAAGAGAATCTATCACCTCCGGCTTAGTCTTAGCCAGCAGCCCTGTAGTCAAAACATTTGCTTCCATCGTTCAAACAATTATTAAAAATGAATTTACTGTGTTCCTCCGAGCATCTGATTATCCAGCCATATTCAGATGGGAAGAAGTGTTTAATATCCGTTTCATCTTTGATTTCGTATTTATTGATGGTGCGGTGGAATTTCTTATAAAACCTTTTCAGAATACCGCTTCTTAGCAATATGCCGTAATGGTTTTGTTTGAATCCCACATAATCAATGCTACGAGCATCAACCGGGAATATCTGCCAGTTGCTTTTAATCTCTACTTTCAATTCGCCACCCAAGTAAAGCCCCATCATGTCGAGTACGAAATGCAGTGCCTCTTTGTCAGCGCATAGTATCACCATATCATCCATATAGCGATAGTAGTAGATTTTCACCCCAAAACGCTTCATCACTATCTTAGCCAGTTCTTCTTTAACCCAATGGTCGAAATATGCTAAATAGAGATTAGCCAAATATTGACTTGTGAAATTGCCTATTGGCAGCCCCTTGTCTTTACCGTTACTATCTATTATCTTATCCAACAGCCTTAACAGTTGTTCATCCGCTATAGTGTAGCGGATTATCCTTTTCAATGCTGCGTGGTCTATGTTATCATAGAACTTCTTGATGTCAATCTTCAAACAGAACCTT
The Bacteroides caecimuris DNA segment above includes these coding regions:
- a CDS encoding reverse transcriptase/maturase family protein, encoding MGVVKTEYGLCYTADTCFNQYSDFEDCGLYVGDTGKIFISQAKKIKNVYHLIYECSNLIRAQYKAQQGKGERTEISKFNENILENLDSLYWDLRNETYTPGEYRIKVIYEPKERVIMIAPFFPDRIVHHCIINVLGRYWTNFFIANTYACIKGRGIHKCMEDVHTALIIDRKGTRFCLKIDIKKFYDNIDHAALKRIIRYTIADEQLLRLLDKIIDSNGKDKGLPIGNFTSQYLANLYLAYFDHWVKEELAKIVMKRFGVKIYYYRYMDDMVILCADKEALHFVLDMMGLYLGGELKVEIKSNWQIFPVDARSIDYVGFKQNHYGILLRSGILKRFYKKFHRTINKYEIKDETDIKHFFPSEYGWIIRCSEEHSKFIFNNCLNDGSKCFDYRAAG